The Streptomyces sp. NBC_01363 region GCTCGCGGTCGAGATGTCCGCGCAGCCGGTCGAGGTCGAGACCTGGCGGGGGGACTGAGCTCATCGTGCGCACCTCCGAGGGGTGAAAGACGGTCGGGGACCATCATGCCGACCAGTCGGTATGTCGTCCAGTGCGTGCCCGGGATCCATCGGGTGGAGTCGCGTCCGGATCCGGCGGGCGGACTCGCGTCCTCCTTGGCGCGGAGTCTGGTATTCAGTCGCATCCCTGAATAGGGTTCACGTATGAATACAGAGCTGCTGATCGACGAAGTCCGGCTGACCCCGATCCTGATAGCCGACCCGCCCCTGCTCAACACCCAGGGCGTCCACCAGCCCTACACCCCGCGGCTCATCGTGGAGGTCGTCACACGCGGTGGGGTCACGGGTATCGGCGAGACGTACGGGGACGGCAAGTACCTCGAACTCGCCCGGCCGCTCGCCACCGCACTCACCGGACGCCCGGTCAGCGATCTGAACGGACTGTTCGCCCTGGCCGATGAGGTGTGCGGTGATTCACGCGCGGCCGACGACCGGGTCGACGCGGGCGGGCTGCGCGGCGTCCAGACCGCCGACAAGCTCAGGCTCTCCGTCGTCTCGGGCTTCGAGGTCGCCTGCCTGGACGCGCTGGGCAAGTCCCTCGGCCTCCCCGTGCACGCCCTGCTCGGCGGGAAGGTCCGCGACAGCGTCGAGTACAGCGCCTATCTCTTCTACCGCTGGGCCGCTCACCCCGAGGGCGGCGAGCAGGACGACTGGGACGCCGCCCTCGACCCGGCCGGAGTCGTCGCCCAGGCCCGGCGCTTCGCCCGCGAGTACGGCTTCTCCTCCTTCAAGCTCAAGGGCGGCGTCTTCGAACCCGACCGGGAGATCGCCGCGATCCGCGCCCTCGCCG contains the following coding sequences:
- a CDS encoding glucarate dehydratase family protein — encoded protein: MNTELLIDEVRLTPILIADPPLLNTQGVHQPYTPRLIVEVVTRGGVTGIGETYGDGKYLELARPLATALTGRPVSDLNGLFALADEVCGDSRAADDRVDAGGLRGVQTADKLRLSVVSGFEVACLDALGKSLGLPVHALLGGKVRDSVEYSAYLFYRWAAHPEGGEQDDWDAALDPAGVVAQARRFAREYGFSSFKLKGGVFEPDREIAAIRALAEEFPGQPLRLDPNGAWSVETSLHVAEQLKDVLEYLEDPASGTDLMASVAAGTDVPLATNMCVTTLAEVPEAFARGAVQVVLSDHHYWGGLHRTRELAGICRTFGVGLSMHSNTHLGISLAAMTHVAATVPNLDYACDSHYPWQTEDVITARHVFRDGRLTVSDAPGLGVELDRERLAALHRRWLDDDGTMRERDDAAAMRKAEPGWETPTIPRW